Within Corvus moneduloides isolate bCorMon1 chromosome 23, bCorMon1.pri, whole genome shotgun sequence, the genomic segment aCACACAACAAATCCAAATATCCCTTTGGATGTCATCCCAAATCTCAGGGTGGGAGGAAAACCACCCAAAAGTTGGGgaaagaagaggcagcagaagagTTAAATGCTGCTCTTGGAGAGGAAAACGCGGAGGACTCAGCGGGAATGAATCACCCACGAAAAACACGGGACAAACCGGTTTTTGGGATCAAAGGATACAATCGGCATCCACACACCACACAGCTCCCGTGTGCCCATTGTAGGTTCCCAACCTCTCCCCGTTCACCGAGTACCACACGTTGACAATCTGCgaggagggagaaaaaccccaaaaacccgACAAAAATTAACAAACGCCATTAATTACACGGTTTAGCGGGGCTGGGGAAGCACTCACGGGATCCTTGGCCACGGTGAACAGCAGGTCACCCTCGCGGTTGTATTTGATCTGCGTGATGGAGCGCTCAtggccctgcagcaggatgggctTCTGTAATTAATGATTAAATAAGAAATGAGTGACGgagaagggggtggggggggggaggggcgaGCGCGGCCGCCGGTCCGGAGCTTAtggggcgcggggggggggcggcTAAGccgccccccccgcgccccaGAAGCTCCGGACCGGCGGCGTAGAGTCGCCAAATCGCCGGTAGCGACGACAAATCGCGAGCACCGCGCCCGTCGCGACATCGCTCTCACCATGGCGGCCACGCTGAGGCGTGAGGGGGGCGGGCACTTCCGGGTTGGCGGCGGAAATACGTCACGATCACCATGGCGACAAAAGGCGACTTCCGGTTAAACCGGGAAGTGGAACGGCGTTGCCATGGCGACCGCGGGTGAGGGGGGAGAGCGATGGCGGCCGGGTTTGTGTGGGAAATGAGGGGGGAGAACGTGGTtggggggctctgagggggTGTGAGGGTTCAGGGAAGAGTGTGGCCGCGCGGGGAACGTTGTGGAGAGGGGAGTCAGGCTCTTCTCGCAGGCATGGCAGCGCggggagtggtttgggttgggcAGCACCTCAAGCATCATCCCCGCGGGCAGGGACAGCCGGCACtatcccaagttgctccaagttccatccagcttggccttgggTGCTTGCCGGTGTTGCAGAGAGGGGTTCCGAGGCATCGGTGCCACTGGTGCCGGCTTTCCGCAGGGCAGGCCGCGGCTCTGGCCAGTGGTGGCCGTGCTGTGGGGGCGGGAGCAGCCCTTCCTGAGGGCAGCAGCGGCGGGCATGGACgagctgcggggccggggccgcctggggcagctgctggctgagctccGCTTCCTCTGCTTCAACTACAAGGTGAGAGCCCCACATTCCTTAGGCTCCTTCCCGTCCCTGAAACTTCAAACTCCGAGAATTCCTCGTCCTCAGTGCCCACTCTGCTCTTCCCGTGTGGTGTCCTGTCATTGCCGCTGCTCCTGGCATGGGCTGGGCTCAGGGATTGGCACCCTGTGCCCGGTTTTGGGTGCCCAGCCCAGCTCGgggtgggcagggctgggtccTCTCGCTCAGCTTTGTGTTCTCCTGCAGTACCTGGTGCCCTTCCTGCTCAACCAAGGCGGATCCCTCCTCTTCTACCTCACCTTGGCCTCCACAGGTCGGTtcctggggcttttttttggggtgggtttcTGGGATTTTGGCAGGATCAGCGCTGTGGGTCAGTGACTCGGCCGAACACCAAGAGGCCGCCTTGGGATggtgacaaaaaaccccaaattgtCCACTTTAAACTTGGTGTTTCAGACCTGTCCCTGGCAGTCCCACTCTGCAACTCCCTGGCTTTGGTTGTGACCTTGGTGACAGGGAAGATCCTGGGAGAGGACATTGGTGGGAAAAGTAAGTCCCACTTGAGGCATTTCCTAAAAAACTCAGCTTTTCTTTGATTTCCAGgatttgatttgatttccaTTATTTGATTTGATTTCTGCGATTTGATTTGATTTCCGTGATCTGATTTCcatgatttgatttgatttccaTGATTTGATTGCcatgatttgatttgatttccGTGATCTGATTTCcatgatttgatttgatttccatgctttgatttgatttctatgatttgatttgatttgatttccatgatttgatttgattgccatgatttgatttgatttccaagatttgatttgatttccatgatttgatttgatttctattatttgatttgatttctgtgatttgatttgatttcgTTGATTTGATTGCcatgatttgatttgatttccaAGATTCGATTTGATTTCcatgatttgatttgatttgatttccaggatttgatttgattttcatGATTTGATTTCCAagatttgatttgatttccatgatttgatttgatttccatgatttgatttgatttccaagatttgatttgatttccaagatttgatttgatttccaTGAGTTGATTTGATTTCTATTATTTGATTTGATTTCtgtgatttgatttgatttccaggatttgatttgatttccatggtttgatttgatttccatgatttgatttgatttccaTGATTTGATTTGACTTCtatgatttgatttgatttctaTGATTTGATTTCTATGATTTGATCTGATTTCCATGAGTTGATTTGATTCCTGTGATTTGATTCCcatgatttgatttgatttctgtgatttctgatttgatttgattCCCATGATTTGATTGGATTGACAGTGTGTGGTCTGAAGATACCAAACACCCCACAAGGCTTGAACTGGGTCAGAGCAGCTTTGCCTgcaaaaaaaggggaattgAATTTGGTCTGAAAGGGAATTGAAACATATTTGTGAGCAGAACTggcaaatttaaaaacaaactggcTGGTTTAAGCTAGAAGAGTTTATAGGCTTGAACTTTTCCCTCAGGAGACATTCAACCAGGAGAGAAACACGAAATAAACCCCTCACCATGGAAAAGGAAtggccccaaatcccccaaatgACAACCCCcacctttcttccccttccctgatATTGCACACCGACACTGCCctactcaaaaaaaaatccaggaaaggcaggaaattgGACATTTTCAAACTCCAGGACCTGGCAGAACACCTCGAGGTTGTTATTTGAGCCACATTCCCAATCCATGCCCTGTTCATTCccacaggagctgtggcaggaaTGTTGCTCACCGTGCTGGGAGTGTCCCTGTGTGTGGCTGGCTCCTGAAGGAGAAGCAGACCAGCAGGACCTGCTGGAAGGTACCTCCCCCTCTGGCTGAGGGAGTTTTTGGCTCTGTCCCACCTGGGAAGTTGTGTTTGGATGTCAGGATCCATGGATTCCCTGAgcaccaggctgggagcaggccCCGTTGCGAGCTGAGCCAATTTCGTGCCTTAAGGAATTTTTTGGTGGCTGTTTCAAGACAAAAACGATGAAATGGTTTTGTGCAGCATTGGAGGGATAATAAATGGTTAATAAATCATCCAGAGTGACCTCCTGGTGATGGATTTTTGATGAAAAGGAGTTTTTAGCATTTCCCAGAGGGACGACGACACAACGAAAATCTCTTGATGAGAAATATCCAATGCAGAACAAATTTCCTGGCAGACATTGGGTTATAAAAACATCAATTCTGTTTGGTGCTTCCTCCTTGCCAAGCTCAGCTGAATCAGAgcttggaaaagcagcatttccttggaaaaaaaccaggaaaacctCCCTTATTTAACAACATTGTGCATCTAATTCCCTGCTCACTgatcctctgctccccaggcctggaggatgaggatgagggaCTTGGATTCATCCCAGAGTCTGGGGTGTGACAGAAATCAAGGATTCACTTCCTGGTACCTGTGCTGTGTTCCAAACTGTCCCCTTTTCCCATCACATTCCCACTGGGAACTCTCCAGAGCTCTTTGCTGCCAAcacattttgggttttttttttccatccttggGATCACTGGCATCCCTCAGGGATTTAAATCCAGATCTGTGAGCTCTGCCAGGATTTATGGATCAGCAGCtccatggcagcagctctggtcaCTGCTTGGGAAATCCCAAAGATCCTGGAACAGGTTAAAGCACGCCATGGACACACCTGGCACCAGGCAGGAGAAATCAGGAAGGCAGGAACAGGttcagcatcaggaaaaatttgTTTATTCCCAAGAAAACAATCGAAATCATCCCAGAACAGAAGGATCCACAGGGCTGCAGTGTCCACGCAGGGCAGGGAACCCCAGCAGCACTTGGGAATGTGGAATGTTCCTGGACTGGAATGTCCCTGAGCTGAAGGAACTGACAAAGCACCAGCTCCtttcctggctctgccccaggaGGAAACGCCCAGAAGCCAGAGGAAAAAGCGGGAATGAGGGTCATCCCGAGGATCAGGAGGGATGggccctccctccccacctgcccagcacagccagggaactcctcccagctcagcactTGAGTGTTCTCCAAAATCCACCACTTGGAGGTCGTGGATGTTGCAGATCCATCCCAAACACACAGCTCagattcccaaaaatcccccactTGGAGATCCCACAGCCATCCCAAACACACAGCTCagattcccaaaaatcccccaccTGGAGATCCCAGAGCCATCCCAAACACTGagattcccaaaaatcccccactTGGAGATCCCAGATCCATCCCAAACACTCagattcccaaaaatcccccactTGGAGATCCCAgattccccaaaatcccccacTTGGAGATCCCACAGCCATCCCAAACACTCagattcccaaaaatcccccactTGGAGATCCCAgattccccaaaatcccccacCTGGAGATCCCAGATCCATCCCAAACACACagattcccaaaaatcccccactTGGAGATCCCAGATCCATCCCAAACACTCAgattcccaaaaatccctcaCTTGGAGATCCCATCATCCCAACACACagattcccaaaaatcccccactTGGAGATCCCAGATCCATCCCAAACACTCagattcccaaaaatcccccactTGGAGATCCCAGATCCATCCCAAACACTCagattcccaaaaatcccccactTGGAGATCCCAgattccccaaaatccccccctgGAGATCCCAGATCCATCCCAAACACACAGCTCagattcccaaaaatcccccactTGGAGATCCCAGATCCATCCCAAACACTCagattcccaaaaatcccccactTGGAGATCCCAGATCCATCCCAAACACTCagattcccaaaaatcccccactTGGAGATCCCAgattccccaaaatcccccacCTGGAGATCCCAGATCCATCCCAAACACTCagattcccaaaaatcccccactTGGAGATCCCAGATCCATCCCAAACACTCagattcccaaaaatcccccactTGGAGATCCCAGATCCATCCCAAACACTCagattcccaaaaatcccccactTGGAGATCCCagatccatcccaaacccagaTTCCCACATGGAACCCCCACAGTTCTGTGGGAAGAGCTCGTTCCTGCAggtccctgctgccctcagccatTCCACTTCCACACCAGCACCAAAAGCACCTTCTGGAAGGG encodes:
- the LOC116454989 gene encoding protein PELPK1-like isoform X28, encoding MDTPGTRQEKSGRQEQVQHQEKFVYSQENNRNHPRTEGSTGLQCPRRAGNPSSTWECGMFLDWNVPELKELTKHQLLSWLCPRRKRPEARGKSGNEGHPEDQEGWALPPHLPSTARELLPAQHLSVLQNPPLGGRGCCRSIPNTQLRFPKIPHLEIPEPSQTLRFPKIPHLEIPDPSQTLRFPKIPHLEIPDPSQTLRFPKIPHLEIPDPSQTLRFPKIPHLEIPDPSQTLRFPKIPHLEIPDPSQTLRFPKIPHLEIPDPSQTQIPTWNPHSSVGRARSCRSLLPSAIPLPHQHQKHLLEGKILPFPTGIIQLSQEKQGFGGMDPSRTRHNPPGCGCLILLGPNITFPRNKTFFLE
- the LOC116454989 gene encoding beta/gamma crystallin domain-containing protein 2-like isoform X26 produces the protein MDTPGTRQEKSGRQEQVQHQEKFVYSQENNRNHPRTEGSTGLQCPRRAGNPSSTWECGMFLDWNVPELKELTKHQLLSWLCPRRKRPEARGKSGNEGHPEDQEGWALPPHLPSTARELLPAQHLSVLQNPPLGGRGCCRSIPNTQLRFPKIPHLEIPEPSQTLRFPKIPHLEIPDPSQTLRFPKIPHLEIPEPSQTLRFPKIPHLEIPDSPKSPTWRSQIHPKHTDSQKSPTWRSQIHPKHSDSQKSPTWRSQIHPKHSDSQKSPTWRSQIHPKHSDSQKSPTWRSQIHPKHSDSQKSPTWRSQIHPKPRFPHGTPTVLWEELVPAGPCCPQPFHFHTSTKSTFWKGKSSHFPLGSSS
- the LOC116454989 gene encoding protein PELPK1-like isoform X7, whose product is MDTPGTRQEKSGRQEQVQHQEKFVYSQENNRNHPRTEGSTGLQCPRRAGNPSSTWECGMFLDWNVPELKELTKHQLLSWLCPRRKRPEARGKSGNEGHPEDQEGWALPPHLPSTARELLPAQHLSVLQNPPLGGRGCCRSIPNTQLRFPKIPHLEIPEPSQTLRFPKIPHLEIPDPSQTLRFPKIPHLEIPDSPKSPTWRSHSHPKHSDSQKSPTWRSQIPQNPPPGDPRSIPNTQIPKNPPLGDPRSIPNTQIPKNPPLGDPRSIPNTQIPKNPPLGDPRSIPNTQIPKNPPLGDPRSIPNTQLRFPKIPHLEIPDPSQTLRFPKIPHLEIPDPSQTLRFPKIPHLEIPDSPKSPTWRSQIHPKHSDSQKSPTWRSQIHPKHSDSQKSPTWRSQIHPKHSDSQKSPTWRSQIHPKPRFPHGTPTVLWEELVPAGPCCPQPFHFHTSTKSTFWKGKSSHFPLGSSS
- the LOC116454989 gene encoding protein PELPK1-like isoform X15, with translation MDTPGTRQEKSGRQEQVQHQEKFVYSQENNRNHPRTEGSTGLQCPRRAGNPSSTWECGMFLDWNVPELKELTKHQLLSWLCPRRKRPEARGKSGNEGHPEDQEGWALPPHLPSTARELLPAQHLSVLQNPPLGGRGCCRSIPNTQLRFPKIPHLEIPEPSQTLRFPKIPHLEIPDPSQTLRFPKIPHLEIPEPSQTLRFPKIPHLEIPDSPKSPTWRSQIHPKHTDSQKSPTWRSQIHPKHSDSQKSPTWRSQIHPKHSDSQKSPTWRSQIHPKHSDSQKSPTWRSQIPQNPPLEIPDPSQTHSSDSQKSPTWRSQIHPKHSDSQKSPTWRSQIHPKHSDSQKSPTWRSQIHPKHSDSQKSPTWRSQIHPKPRFPHGTPTVLWEELVPAGPCCPQPFHFHTSTKSTFWKGKSSHFPLGSSS
- the LOC116454989 gene encoding extensin-like isoform X10 translates to MDTPGTRQEKSGRQEQVQHQEKFVYSQENNRNHPRTEGSTGLQCPRRAGNPSSTWECGMFLDWNVPELKELTKHQLLSWLCPRRKRPEARGKSGNEGHPEDQEGWALPPHLPSTARELLPAQHLSVLQNPPLGGRGCCRSIPNTQLRFPKIPHLEIPEPSQTLRFPKIPHLEIPDPSQTLRFPKIPHLEIPDPSQTLRFPKIPHLEIPDPSQTLRFPKIPHLEIPDPSQTLRFPKIPHLEIPDPSQTHSSDSQKSPTWRSQIHPKHSDSQKSPTWRSQIHPKHSDSQKSPTWRSQIPQNPPPGDPRSIPNTQIPKNPPLGDPRSIPNTQIPKNPPLGDPRSIPNTQIPKNPPLGDPRSIPNPDSHMEPPQFCGKSSFLQVPAALSHSTSTPAPKAPSGRENPPISHWDHPAEPRKTGIWWDGSLQDTPQPPWLRMFNPAWTKYHIPKK
- the LOC116454989 gene encoding protein PELPK1-like isoform X4 produces the protein MDTPGTRQEKSGRQEQVQHQEKFVYSQENNRNHPRTEGSTGLQCPRRAGNPSSTWECGMFLDWNVPELKELTKHQLLSWLCPRRKRPEARGKSGNEGHPEDQEGWALPPHLPSTARELLPAQHLSVLQNPPLGGRGCCRSIPNTQLRFPKIPHLEIPEPSQTLRFPKIPHLEIPDPSQTLRFPKIPHLEIPDSPKSPTWRSHSHPKHSDSQKSPTWRSQIPQNPPPGDPRSIPNTQIPKNPPLGDPRSIPNTQIPKNPPLGDPRSIPNTQIPKNPPLGDPRSIPNTQIPKNPPLGDPRFPKIPPWRSQIHPKHTAQIPKNPPPGDPRSIPNTQIPKNPPLGDPRSIPNTQIPKNPPLGDPRSIPNTQIPKNPPLGDPRSIPNPDSHMEPPQFCGKSSFLQVPAALSHSTSTPAPKAPSGRENPPISHWDHPAEPRKTGIWWDGSLQDTPQPPWLRMFNPAWTKYHIPKK
- the LOC116454989 gene encoding protein PELPK1-like isoform X17; the encoded protein is MDTPGTRQEKSGRQEQVQHQEKFVYSQENNRNHPRTEGSTGLQCPRRAGNPSSTWECGMFLDWNVPELKELTKHQLLSWLCPRRKRPEARGKSGNEGHPEDQEGWALPPHLPSTARELLPAQHLSVLQNPPLGGRGCCRSIPNTQLRFPKIPHLEIPEPSQTLRFPKIPHLEIPDPSQTLRFPKIPHLEIPDSPKSPTWRSHSHPKHSDSQKSPTWRSQIPQNPPPGDPRSIPNTQIPKNPPLGDPRSIPNTQIPKNPPPGDPRSIPNTQIPKNPPLGDPRSIPNTQIPKNPPLGDPRSIPNTQIPKNPPLGDPRSIPNPDSHMEPPQFCGKSSFLQVPAALSHSTSTPAPKAPSGRENPPISHWDHPAEPRKTGIWWDGSLQDTPQPPWLRMFNPAWTKYHIPKK
- the LOC116454989 gene encoding proline-rich extensin-like protein EPR1 isoform X5; this translates as MDTPGTRQEKSGRQEQVQHQEKFVYSQENNRNHPRTEGSTGLQCPRRAGNPSSTWECGMFLDWNVPELKELTKHQLLSWLCPRRKRPEARGKSGNEGHPEDQEGWALPPHLPSTARELLPAQHLSVLQNPPLGGRGCCRSIPNTQLRFPKIPHLEIPEPSQTLRFPKIPHLEIPDPSQTLRFPKIPHLEIPDSQKSPTWRSQIHPKHSDSQKSPTWRSQIHPKHSDSQKSPTWRSQIHPKHSDSQKSPTWRSQIPQNPPLEIPDPSQTHSSDSQKSPTWRSQIHPKHSDSQKSPTWRSQIHPKHSDSQKSPTWRSQIPQNPPPGDPRSIPNTQIPKNPPLGDPRSIPNTQIPKNPPLGDPRSIPNTQIPKNPPLGDPRSIPNPDSHMEPPQFCGKSSFLQVPAALSHSTSTPAPKAPSGRENPPISHWDHPAEPRKTGIWWDGSLQDTPQPPWLRMFNPAWTKYHIPKK
- the LOC116454989 gene encoding uncharacterized protein LOC116454989 isoform X34, which produces MDTPGTRQEKSGRQEQVQHQEKFVYSQENNRNHPRTEGSTGLQCPRRAGNPSSTWECGMFLDWNVPELKELTKHQLLSWLCPRRKRPEARGKSGNEGHPEDQEGWALPPHLPSTARELLPAQHLSVLQNPPLGGRGCCRSIPNTQLRFPKIPHLEIPEPSQTLRFPKIPHLEIPDPSQTLRFPKIPHLEIPDSQKSPTWRSQIHPKHSDSQKSPTWRSQIHPKHSDSQKSPTWRSQIHPKHSDSQKSPTWRSQIHPKHSDSQKSPTWRSQIHPKPRFPHGTPTVLWEELVPAGPCCPQPFHFHTSTKSTFWKGKSSHFPLGSSS
- the LOC116454989 gene encoding periaxin-like isoform X3 — encoded protein: MDTPGTRQEKSGRQEQVQHQEKFVYSQENNRNHPRTEGSTGLQCPRRAGNPSSTWECGMFLDWNVPELKELTKHQLLSWLCPRRKRPEARGKSGNEGHPEDQEGWALPPHLPSTARELLPAQHLSVLQNPPLGGRGCCRSIPNTQLRFPKIPHLEIPEPSQTLRFPKIPHLEIPDPSQTLRFPKIPHLEIPEPSQTLRFPKIPHLEIPDSPKSPTWRSQIHPKHTDSQKSPTWRSQIHPKHSDSQKSPTWRSQIHPKHSDSQKSPTWRSQIHPKHSDSQKSPTWRSQIPKNPPLGDPRSIPNTQIPKNPPLGDPRSIPNTQIPKNPPLGDPRFPKIPHLEIPDPSQTLRFPKIPHLEIPDPSQTLRFPKIPHLEIPDPSQTLRFPKIPHLEIPDPSQTQIPTWNPHSSVGRARSCRSLLPSAIPLPHQHQKHLLEGKILPFPTGIIQLSQEKQGFGGMDPSRTRHNPPGCGCLILLGPNITFPRNKTFFLE
- the LOC116454989 gene encoding extensin-like isoform X20, which translates into the protein MDTPGTRQEKSGRQEQVQHQEKFVYSQENNRNHPRTEGSTGLQCPRRAGNPSSTWECGMFLDWNVPELKELTKHQLLSWLCPRRKRPEARGKSGNEGHPEDQEGWALPPHLPSTARELLPAQHLSVLQNPPLGGRGCCRSIPNTQLRFPKIPHLEIPDPSQTLRFPKIPHLEIPDPSQTLRFPKIPHLEIPDPSQTHSSDSQKSPTWRSQIHPKHSDSQKSPTWRSQIHPKHSDSQKSPTWRSQIPQNPPPGDPRSIPNTQIPKNPPLGDPRSIPNTQIPKNPPLGDPRSIPNTQIPKNPPLGDPRSIPNPDSHMEPPQFCGKSSFLQVPAALSHSTSTPAPKAPSGRENPPISHWDHPAEPRKTGIWWDGSLQDTPQPPWLRMFNPAWTKYHIPKK
- the LOC116454989 gene encoding proline-rich extensin-like protein EPR1 isoform X1 is translated as MDTPGTRQEKSGRQEQVQHQEKFVYSQENNRNHPRTEGSTGLQCPRRAGNPSSTWECGMFLDWNVPELKELTKHQLLSWLCPRRKRPEARGKSGNEGHPEDQEGWALPPHLPSTARELLPAQHLSVLQNPPLGGRGCCRSIPNTQLRFPKIPHLEIPEPSQTLRFPKIPHLEIPDPSQTLRFPKIPHLEIPEPSQTLRFPKIPHLEIPDSPKSPTWRSQIHPKHTDSQKSPTWRSQIHPKHSDSQKSPTWRSQIHPKHSDSQKSPTWRSQIHPKHSDSQKSPTWRSQIPQNPPLEIPDPSQTHSSDSQKSPTWRSQIHPKHSDSQKSPTWRSQIHPKHSDSQKSPTWRSQIPQNPPPGDPRSIPNTQIPKNPPLGDPRSIPNTQIPKNPPLGDPRSIPNTQIPKNPPLGDPRSIPNPDSHMEPPQFCGKSSFLQVPAALSHSTSTPAPKAPSGRENPPISHWDHPAEPRKTGIWWDGSLQDTPQPPWLRMFNPAWTKYHIPKK
- the LOC116454989 gene encoding protein PELPK1-like isoform X8, whose protein sequence is MDTPGTRQEKSGRQEQVQHQEKFVYSQENNRNHPRTEGSTGLQCPRRAGNPSSTWECGMFLDWNVPELKELTKHQLLSWLCPRRKRPEARGKSGNEGHPEDQEGWALPPHLPSTARELLPAQHLSVLQNPPLGGRGCCRSIPNTQLRFPKIPHLEIPEPSQTLRFPKIPHLEIPDPSQTLRFPKIPHLEIPDSPKSPTWRSHSHPKHSDSQKSPTWRSQIPQNPPPGDPRSIPNTQIPKNPPLGDPRSIPNTQIPKNPPLGDPRSIPNTQIPKNPPLGDPRSIPNTQIPKNPPLGDPRSIPNTQLRFPKIPHLEIPDPSQTLRFPKIPHLEIPDPSQTLRFPKIPHLEIPDPSQTLRFPKIPHLEIPDPSQTQIPTWNPHSSVGRARSCRSLLPSAIPLPHQHQKHLLEGKILPFPTGIIQLSQEKQGFGGMDPSRTRHNPPGCGCLILLGPNITFPRNKTFFLE
- the LOC116454989 gene encoding protein PELPK1-like isoform X14 — translated: MDTPGTRQEKSGRQEQVQHQEKFVYSQENNRNHPRTEGSTGLQCPRRAGNPSSTWECGMFLDWNVPELKELTKHQLLSWLCPRRKRPEARGKSGNEGHPEDQEGWALPPHLPSTARELLPAQHLSVLQNPPLGGRGCCRSIPNTQLRFPKIPHLEIPEPSQTLRFPKIPHLEIPDPSQTLRFPKIPHLEIPDPSQTLRFPKIPHLEIPDPSQTLRFPKIPHLEIPDPSQTLRFPKIPHLEIPDSPKSPPGDPRSIPNTQLRFPKIPHLEIPDPSQTLRFPKIPHLEIPDPSQTLRFPKIPHLEIPDSPKSPTWRSQIHPKHSDSQKSPTWRSQIHPKHSDSQKSPTWRSQIHPKHSDSQKSPTWRSQIHPKPRFPHGTPTVLWEELVPAGPCCPQPFHFHTSTKSTFWKGKSSHFPLGSSS
- the LOC116454989 gene encoding protein PELPK1-like isoform X9, which gives rise to MDTPGTRQEKSGRQEQVQHQEKFVYSQENNRNHPRTEGSTGLQCPRRAGNPSSTWECGMFLDWNVPELKELTKHQLLSWLCPRRKRPEARGKSGNEGHPEDQEGWALPPHLPSTARELLPAQHLSVLQNPPLGGRGCCRSIPNTQLRFPKIPHLEIPEPSQTLRFPKIPHLEIPDPSQTLRFPKIPHLEIPDSPKSPTWRSHSHPKHSDSQKSPTWRSQIPQNPPPGDPRSIPNTQIPKNPPLGDPRSIPNTQIPKNPPLGDPRSIPNTQIPKNPPLGDPRSIPNTQIPKNPPLGDPRFPKIPHLEIPDPSQTLRFPKIPHLEIPDPSQTLRFPKIPHLEIPDSPKSPTWRSQIHPKHSDSQKSPTWRSQIHPKHSDSQKSPTWRSQIHPKHSDSQKSPTWRSQIHPKPRFPHGTPTVLWEELVPAGPCCPQPFHFHTSTKSTFWKGKSSHFPLGSSS
- the LOC116454989 gene encoding proline-rich extensin-like protein EPR1 isoform X27, translated to MDTPGTRQEKSGRQEQVQHQEKFVYSQENNRNHPRTEGSTGLQCPRRAGNPSSTWECGMFLDWNVPELKELTKHQLLSWLCPRRKRPEARGKSGNEGHPEDQEGWALPPHLPSTARELLPAQHLSVLQNPPLGGRGCCRSIPNTQLRFPKIPHLEIPEPSQTLRFPKIPHLEIPDPSQTLRFPKIPHLEIPEPSQTLRFPKIPHLEIPDSPKSPTWRSQIHPKHTDSQKSPTWRSQIHPKHSDSPKSPTWRSQIHPKHSDSQKSPTWRSQIHPKHSDSQKSPTWRSQIHPKHSDSQKSPTWRSQIHPKPRFPHGTPTVLWEELVPAGPCCPQPFHFHTSTKSTFWKGKSSHFPLGSSS
- the LOC116454989 gene encoding proline-rich extensin-like protein EPR1 isoform X2, coding for MDTPGTRQEKSGRQEQVQHQEKFVYSQENNRNHPRTEGSTGLQCPRRAGNPSSTWECGMFLDWNVPELKELTKHQLLSWLCPRRKRPEARGKSGNEGHPEDQEGWALPPHLPSTARELLPAQHLSVLQNPPLGGRGCCRSIPNTQLRFPKIPHLEIPEPSQTLRFPKIPHLEIPDPSQTLRFPKIPHLEIPQPSQTLRFPKIPHLEIPDSPKSPTWRSQIHPKHTDSQKSPTWRSQIHPKHSDSQKSPTWRSQIHPKHSDSQKSPTWRSQIHPKHSDSQKSPTWRSQIPQNPPLEIPDPSQTHSSDSQKSPTWRSQIHPKHSDSQKSPTWRSQIHPKHSDSQKSPTWRSQIPQNPPPGDPRSIPNTQIPKNPPLGDPRSIPNTQIPKNPPLGDPRSIPNTQIPKNPPLGDPRSIPNPDSHMEPPQFCGKSSFLQVPAALSHSTSTPAPKAPSGRENPPISHWDHPAEPRKTGIWWDGSLQDTPQPPWLRMFNPAWTKYHIPKK
- the LOC116454989 gene encoding proline-rich extensin-like protein EPR1 isoform X6, with translation MDTPGTRQEKSGRQEQVQHQEKFVYSQENNRNHPRTEGSTGLQCPRRAGNPSSTWECGMFLDWNVPELKELTKHQLLSWLCPRRKRPEARGKSGNEGHPEDQEGWALPPHLPSTARELLPAQHLSVLQNPPLGGRGCCRSIPNTQLRFPKIPHLEIPQPSQTLRFPKIPHLEIPDSPKSPTWRSQIHPKHTDSQKSPTWRSQIHPKHSDSQKSPTWRSQIHPKHSDSQKSPTWRSQIHPKHSDSQKSPTWRSQIPQNPPLEIPDPSQTHSSDSQKSPTWRSQIHPKHSDSQKSPTWRSQIHPKHSDSQKSPTWRSQIPQNPPPGDPRSIPNTQIPKNPPLGDPRSIPNTQIPKNPPLGDPRSIPNTQIPKNPPLGDPRSIPNPDSHMEPPQFCGKSSFLQVPAALSHSTSTPAPKAPSGRENPPISHWDHPAEPRKTGIWWDGSLQDTPQPPWLRMFNPAWTKYHIPKK
- the LOC116454989 gene encoding extensin-like isoform X19, translating into MDTPGTRQEKSGRQEQVQHQEKFVYSQENNRNHPRTEGSTGLQCPRRAGNPSSTWECGMFLDWNVPELKELTKHQLLSWLCPRRKRPEARGKSGNEGHPEDQEGWALPPHLPSTARELLPAQHLSVLQNPPLGGRGCCRSIPNTQLRFPKIPHLEIPEPSQTLRFPKIPHLEIPDPSQTLRFPKIPHLEIPDPSQTHSSDSQKSPTWRSQIHPKHSDSQKSPTWRSQIHPKHSDSQKSPTWRSQIPQNPPPGDPRSIPNTQIPKNPPLGDPRSIPNTQIPKNPPLGDPRSIPNTQIPKNPPLGDPRSIPNPDSHMEPPQFCGKSSFLQVPAALSHSTSTPAPKAPSGRENPPISHWDHPAEPRKTGIWWDGSLQDTPQPPWLRMFNPAWTKYHIPKK